GTCAACGAGGACCGCTCCACTCCCATCGTAGCGGTGAACGTGTGGTACCACGTCGGCTCCGGGTACGAGAAGGCCGGGCGGACCGGGTTCGCGCACCTGTTCGAGCACATCCTCTTCGAGGGGAGCAAGAACGTCCCGGAGGGCGACTTCGACAACCTCCTGGAGGCGGCCGGGGCGGTCAACAACGGGAGCACCAACCCCGACCGCACCAACTACTACGAGATCCTCCCCAAGAACGCCCTGGAGCTGGCGCTCTGGCTGGAGGCGGACCGCATGGGCGCGCTCCTGGAGACCATGAGCCAGCAGAAGCTCGACCTGCAGCGCGAGGTGGTGAAGAACGAGCGGCGGCAGCGCTACGAGAACGCCCCCTATGGCATGTTCTGGGAGACGGTGCACCGCGAGCTGTACCCGCAGGGACACCCGTACTCGTGGAGCACCATCGGCTCCATGGACGACCTGTCGGCGGCGTCGCTGGAGGACGTGGAGAACTTCTTCCGCACCTACTACGTCCCCAACAACGCCGTGCTCACCATCTCCGGCGACGTGGACGCGCAGACGGTGCGCCCGCTGGTCGAGAAGTACTTCGGGTGGATCCCGCGCGGCGCCGAGGTCACGCGGCCGCAGATCCCGGTCCCGCCCATTCCCGAGAACCGCGTGGTGACGCTGGAGGACCGCGTCACCCTGCCGCAGCTGAACCTCGCCTGGCGCACCACGCCGGCGTACTCGCCGGACGAGGCCGCGCTGCAGGCGCTCGCCGCGCTGCTCACGGACGGCAAGAACAGCCGCCTCTACAAGCGGCTGGTGTACGACGAGAAGATCGCCCAGACGGTCGGCTCCTTCAACAACGGGCAGCTGCTCTCCGGCGACTTCTTCGTCCGCGTCACCGGCCGTCCGGACGTGGCGCTTCCGCGCCTGCAGGCGGCCGTGGACGAGGAGATTGCCCGCATCGCGCAGACGCCCCCCTCCGCCGAGGAGATGCGGCGCGTGGTGAGCGGGATCGAGACCGGCTTCGTCCGCGGGCTGGAGACCACCGGGAACAAGGCCGAGCAGCTGAACAGCTACCTGTACTACACCGGCGACCCCGGCTACGTGGAGGAAGACCTGGCGCGCTTCCGCGCCCTCACCCCCGCCGACGTGCAGCGCGTCGCGCGCGAGTACCTGGCGGGGAAGAACCGGGTGGTCGTCAGCATCGTCCCGCAGGGGAAGACCAACCTCGCCGTCGCCGCAAAGGAGAACGACTGATGAAGCGCTACGCAGGCATCCTCGCCGGCGTCCTCCTGGCGGGGTGCGCCGCGCCGGCGGCCACCCCGCCCGCGGCCGCTCCGGCCGCCCCGGCGGCGGCGGACTATCCCACCACCCCGCCCGTTCCCGGGCCGGCCCCCGCGGTCCGCGTCCCCGCGCCGGAGCGGCGGACCCTCGCCAACGGCCTCACCGTGCTCTACGTGCGGCGGCCCGAGATCCCGGCCGTGCAGGCAACGCTCGTCACCCGCGGCGGGCTGTCCGACGATCCGGCGAACCTCACGGGGCTCGCCGCCTTCACGGCCAACATGCTCGACGAGGGCGCCGGCGGGAAGAGCGCGCTGGAGCTGGCCGCCGCGCTCGACCAGCTCGGAGCCAGCCTGAGCACCAGCGCCTCGTGGGACGCCGCGCAGGTGGGGATGTACGTGCTGCGCGAGCGCCTCGCCGAGGGCCTCATGCTCATGGCCGACGTCGCCGCCCGCCCCGATTTCCCGCAGGCCGACGTCGCCCGGGTGCGCGACGAGCTGGTGACCGAGCTGACCCGCGCCCGCGACAACCCGGGGACGGTGGCCAGCAACGCCTTCGCGGCGCTGGTCTACGGGAACCAGCACCCGTACGGGCGCCTGGCGAGCACCGCCACGGCGCGCAGCTTCGACCGGGCGGCCCTGACCCGCTTCCACGAGGCCTTCTACCGCCCGCAGAGCTCCACGCTGATCCTGGTGGGCG
This genomic stretch from Longimicrobiaceae bacterium harbors:
- a CDS encoding pitrilysin family protein; the encoded protein is MKRLLLMLGLLAAAPAAAQDVSIPYTTFQLPNGLRVIVNEDRSTPIVAVNVWYHVGSGYEKAGRTGFAHLFEHILFEGSKNVPEGDFDNLLEAAGAVNNGSTNPDRTNYYEILPKNALELALWLEADRMGALLETMSQQKLDLQREVVKNERRQRYENAPYGMFWETVHRELYPQGHPYSWSTIGSMDDLSAASLEDVENFFRTYYVPNNAVLTISGDVDAQTVRPLVEKYFGWIPRGAEVTRPQIPVPPIPENRVVTLEDRVTLPQLNLAWRTTPAYSPDEAALQALAALLTDGKNSRLYKRLVYDEKIAQTVGSFNNGQLLSGDFFVRVTGRPDVALPRLQAAVDEEIARIAQTPPSAEEMRRVVSGIETGFVRGLETTGNKAEQLNSYLYYTGDPGYVEEDLARFRALTPADVQRVAREYLAGKNRVVVSIVPQGKTNLAVAAKEND